A window of Ruminiclostridium herbifermentans genomic DNA:
ACAACAAACATGTGCCTTTTGGGATTGAGTTGCGAGTATACACGAGCAGTTATTATTTATTTTATGCTTAGAGTTGACGTGGAGGTTAGCAGTCAGAAGGTTTAAAGAACTAATACATGTTTTGCGTACCTCCACGATAGCTACAATATATGTTATGTCTAAGTATGCGTGGAGGTTAGCAGTCAGAAGGTTTAAAGAACTAATACATGTTTTGCGTACCTCCACGATAGCTACAATATATGTTATGTCTAAGTTTGCGTGGAGGTTAGTATGCCAGAAAAAAAGTCGATATTGCTTAGGTTGAGTCCTAGAATGTGGGAGGAAATCTCAAAGTGGGCTGATGACGAATTCCGTTCTGTAAATGGCCAGATTGAGTATATACTAAGCGAAGCACTAAGAAAAAGAAATTCTGTTCGTTCTAAATCAACAGATATGGATAGAAAAAACAATGATGAAATAGAAACATGAAATAGAAACATGAAATGGAAGCTTTAATGAAATATTAAGAGAAAACCCATTTCCTGTTATAAGAAAAGGACACATCATCTGTAACAATTGATGTGTCCTTTATTGCAAGAATTTAATGACTATTTTAGCTTATATTTTTTTAAGTTTGCATTTAACTGATTAACTAATTGATCTAAACTTTGAGCTGATTGTTTCATTTCGTCAAGAATTTTTAACTGATTTTCAGTGGTAGCTGCAACTTCTTCGCTTGATGCAGCAGTTTGCTGAGAAACGGAGGAAATATTCTCGATAGCACTAATTACATCACCTTTGTCATTTTGCATTTTAATTACTGCAGTATTAACATCGCTTATCTTTTCAACTATAAAGTCAATAGCATTTGCAATATCATTAAAGGAACTATTAGTTTTATCAACAGCTAAGTTTTGATCTTGAGACACTTTTTTCATTATTTCCATGGAGGAAATAGCTAAAGCAGATTCTTCAGCTATGCTTTGCATCATATTGTTAATTTCTTCAGTTGATTTTCTACTTTCATCTGCTAGTTTTCGTACCTCATCAGCAACAACTGCAAAGCCCTTTCCAGCTTCACCAGCTCTTGCAGCTTCTATAGCAGCATTAAGTGCTAATAAATTGGTTTGCTCAGCAATATTTTCAATAGATTCAACAAATAATCCGATATTTTTTGTTGCGTTTGTAAGATTTTCGATAACAGAAAATATTTTTTCTGCAGTTTCATAGGTTTCTTTGGATTTTTCTCTTAATGTTGTAACAGCTTTAAGTCCTATGGAATTTAACTCACTGATTTTGTTTGTTTCAGTAGTGATACCGTTATAGCTTTCATATACAAAATTAATTTGCTCTGACAGTTTGTCAACAACCTGTACTCCTAGTTGAGCTTCTTCAGCCTGTGAGGAAGCACCCTTTGCAATTTCATCTATTGTTTTTGATATTTCTGTAATTGCATTACTAGCATTTTGTGTAGTTGAAACAACACTTCTTGAGGCTTGGGTAATGGAAAGAGATAAATTAAAAAAGCCTTCAATAAGTGTACGTATTTCGCTAGTAACAACATTAATTACAGTTGC
This region includes:
- a CDS encoding methyl-accepting chemotaxis protein codes for the protein MKKNSSGSSKNLFLILINIILCTIFAIVAAVIFKNITFAIFTFLCCIITGVILAINSGINFRRSIKKFSLEIDGLKSGDLSNFIEPKKYGILGGIATVINVVTSEIRTLIEGFFNLSLSITQASRSVVSTTQNASNAITEISKTIDEIAKGASSQAEEAQLGVQVVDKLSEQINFVYESYNGITTETNKISELNSIGLKAVTTLREKSKETYETAEKIFSVIENLTNATKNIGLFVESIENIAEQTNLLALNAAIEAARAGEAGKGFAVVADEVRKLADESRKSTEEINNMMQSIAEESALAISSMEIMKKVSQDQNLAVDKTNSSFNDIANAIDFIVEKISDVNTAVIKMQNDKGDVISAIENISSVSQQTAASSEEVAATTENQLKILDEMKQSAQSLDQLVNQLNANLKKYKLK
- a CDS encoding Arc family DNA binding domain-containing protein, producing the protein MPEKKSILLRLSPRMWEEISKWADDEFRSVNGQIEYILSEALRKRNSVRSKSTDMDRKNNDEIET